The genomic DNA AGGAACGCTTGAGTCGCAACGCGATCACTCCCTGCGATGGCGACATCCCCGACGACTACAAGTACATCATCAAGATCACGGGCGTGACCCCCAATGGTGGCGACTGCGAAGACAGTTCCTGGACGTTCGACGAACACGGCATCGCCGTATGCGGCAAGAAGGTCTGACAACCAAGCTGGTGTGATGCGCCTGGAGTCCTGATGGTTGTTCACCACCCATGTCGCCATGGTGCATCCGGGTCCTTCCGCCGTGGAGATCAAGTTGTCCGAGTCCGAGCGCGCCGAGTTGGTGCGCCGGTCGAAGCTGTCGGACCGGCGCTCGGCCGGGAAGGTCCGCATCGTCCTGGCATGCGCTGACGGCATGCCAAACGCAGGTGCCGTACGGATCTTCGGTGTCCAGGCCAAGACGGTCGGCACGTGGCGTCGGGCTTTCGTGGCAGCCCCCGCAAACTCGGCCAGCCCTTCACTCGCTGGTCCATCCGCAAACTCGTCGCCCATCTGCGCAAGGTTCACGGCAGGGTGATCCGCATCGGCTGTGAGGCTCTGAGGATGCCATTGGCCCGCCACGGGGTCACTTTCCAGCGCACCACGACGTGGAAGGAGTCCACCGATCCTGACCGTGACGCCAAGCTCGACCGGATCGAGCACGTCCTGGAACACTTCCCGGACACGCACGTTCGCCTTCGACGAGTTCGGCCCGCTGGGCATCCGCCCCACCGGCGTCACCTGCTGGGCCGAACAGGGCCGGCCCGACCGGCTGCCGGCGACCTACCAACGCGCCCACGGCGTCACCTACTTTCACGGCTGCTACTCCGTCGGTGACGACACCCTGTGGGGAGTCAACCGTCGCCACAAAAAGGTACCGCCAACACGCTCGCGGCCCCTGAAGTCGATCCGGGCAGCCCGCCCCGACGGCGCCCTGATCTCCATCAGCCTGGACAACCTCTCCGCCCACAGAGGTGCCAAGATCCGCCGCTGGGCGAAGAGGAACAAGGTCGAGCTGTGTTTCACACCGACCAACACCTCCTGGGCCAACCCCATCGAGGCGCACTTCGGGCCGCTGCGGCAGTTCACCCTCGCCAATTCCCACCACCCCAACCACCCCGTCCAGATCCGCGAGCTGCACCGGTTCCTACGCCGGCGCAACACCAACGCCCGCCCCCCCGACGTGCTGGCAGCCCAATGCCGCGAACGCGCCAGGATCCGCCGCGAGAAGGGCGTCCGCTGGGGAGGACGGCCCAGGCGACAGCGGCCTACCGACCCGGCGCTGCGGTCATAGCGGCAGACAGCCGGGCCGCTGATCAGTTGACATGTGCGGCGATGGTCCGTGCGCAGTGCATCGACTCGGCATGCGTGGTGTCCACCTCCAGGTCATAGACGATGCCCCGGTGGACCACATCCGCCTGGGACGCCGCCATGCCGATGATCCGATCACCTCGTGCGACCTCACGGCCCGCGGCAACCGCACTGTCGCATCGGACACCGACCCACAGCACCCGCAGCTCGCCCAGAGCCTTCTGCCATCGCTTCTGCGAGTCCGATCCGCCGAGAAAGACCTCATCCACGATGACCCGGGCACCCGCACGGGCCATCGCGGCGACCCCCTCGATCCACGCCGCTTCCAGCGTCCGGAACTCCGGCCCGACGATCACCTGTCCGTCCGGAGCGAACTCGATCCCGGCATCCGATGTCTGCATAGACGCGGGCATCGCGTCAACCAGTGTGTCTGTCCCCAGGGCCAGCCATGGATCCGGCAGGACTGCCTGCAGACACCGAACGATCCCGGACTTACCCGAGCTGGAACCACCGTTGAGAACGATCACCTCAGTCATCACCGCGCCACAGTAGAGGCACCACAGCTACGCTCGAAACAGTTTTCCGTGAACGCTGCACCGCCTGCCACAACCGGTGAACCTTCTGGTCAGAGCGCTAAGGGCTGTCCCGTAATCCCTGGCGGGCGCACGACGACAGCTACGGTACCTCGCCGCGTTGTCGGAACGCCCGCATACATCCGGTATGCGGGCGTCCCTCCGCCTTGCGATGCACCGCAACTGACGCCGCGCGCTGATCCGCAGACGGGAGACTCCTCCGTATGGCCTCCGGCTGAGTCACGTCTGCTCCTTGGCCGGCCATCCACCGACGAGCACGGATTCAACCAACCGCGGTTCTGTCCGGTGTCAGAGAGCGGATACGAGGTATGGGTGAGGGCAGCAGCCAAAGCAGCGACAGGGCTCCGCCAACGGCGGCGATGACGAGGGTGGCCCGCAATCCGGCCATGGTGGCCAGAAGGCCGCCCACGACGGCGCCGACGGGCCGTACCCCGTAATTGATCGTGCTGTACGCGCCGGCTACGCGACTGCGCAGGCCGTCGGGGATCACCGTGGTCTGCAGGGCGTTGAGGTTGACGTCGAACAGCATGACACCGAAGCCGGACAGGAACTGGGACGCGGCGAGGGCCCCGGCGCGGAGCCAGAGCGGACCGCCCGCCGCAGCGGCGATGGCGATCGGAGCGGGGAAGAGCACCGCCCCCACGACGATGCTGCGCCCCACACCGAACTGTCGCGAGACTTTCGGAGCGACCAGGGCGCCCAGAACGGAACCCGTCGCGCCAATCCCGAGCGCGGTACCGATGACTCCTGCGGACAGACCGAGGTTCCGGCTGGCAAACAGCACGGTCAGCCCACTGCCGGCGAGGAACGTGAAGAAGTTGACGGTCGCCGCGCATCCCAGACTGGCCCGCAGTACTGGATGACGGACGACGAGTGCCAGTCCCTCCCTCGCGCGCCGCAAGAGCGAGGGTGCCGTCGTGTCGGCCGCTATCGGCGGTTCGTCGACCGAGACACGGCCGATCAGGACCGCCGATGCCAGGAAGGTCAAGGCATCGACGACGAGGGTGACGGGAGCGGTGAGTATCTGGATCAGAGCGCCGCCGATGGCCGGGCCGGCGACATACGAGGCGGATCGGCTGGCGCTGAGTTTGCTGTTCGCCTCCACGTACGACGCGCGCGGCACGAGGCCCACGAAGAACGGGGGATAGGCGGTGTTGAACAGAACTCCGGCAGCGCCCGTGAACAACGCCACGGCGTACAGCTGACCGAGCGTCACTGCTCCCCACACATAGGCTGCCGGGACGCTGAGCAGTACCGCGGCGCGTACCAGGTCGGCAATGATCATCAGACGGCGTTTGCGAGCGCGGTGGTCGACCCAGGCCCCCAGGAAGATTGCCAGTAGGTTCGGGACCCAGATGAGTGCGGTCAACCAAGCAACCTGATTGGCCGATGCGTTCAGGGCGCTGACAGCGATCAGGGGCAGGGCCAGTTCGGTGATCCGGTCGCCGAACTGTGAAACCGCGTTTCCGGCCCAGAAGCGGCGGAACCGTAGATCACGCCACAGCGATATCGCAGTGGTCCGTCCCGCGCCGTTCACGGCGTCTGCCCGGTCTGCTCCTCGGCACCTTCCGGCAGCACGTAGCGCATCACCTGGACGCCGCGGCCGTCGGCCGGCCGCTCGGCCGGGTCGCGAGTGACATACGGCGCGAGGACGCGCTCGATCCCGTCCTCAATGGCGGCGAGTTCCTCGGCGGAGACGACGAGGCGGGTGTTCGCCAGCCCTGCCAGCCTCTGCCACGCCGGATCGAGTTCGGGCTCCACCTCTGCCGCCCACCGGCTCGGCAGGTCCGCGTAGCGCAGGAACATCTGCTGCGACAGCACCCGCACGGCCGACCGGCCCGCCTCATCAGCTGGATCCTGCGGAGTCCGGAACCGGAAACCGCGTGCCGCCGCCTCCCACCTCCTCTGGCGGCGGTCCGAGCCAGGCTCGCTGTCGCGGACCAGCCCGAAGCCGGCCAAGTGCCGCAGATGCCAGCTGGTCACCGACGGCGTCGCTCCCACATCGGGGGCGAGCTGTGTCGCGGTGGCGGGCCCGTGCCGCGTCAAGCGGTCAAGGATCGCCAGCCGCACGGGATGCGCCAACGCCCGCATCGCTTGCGGGTCACTGATCTCGATATCGCCCAGGCGATTACTGGAGTCCATGGCGTGAGAGTTTCCTCTCACATTATGTGAGAGTCAACTCTCACATATTTCGAGGGTCGGGTACGCCCGGATCCGCCTGCGGGCAGGGGTGGGCCCTGAGGTGGTGGGAGGCTTCCGTATGCCGGATGGCTGTCCGGTTCCGGCACACCGAAGGCCGTGGCGAGGTGCCGGGGATCACCGTCACCCGTGGCCGCTCAGGAGATGCAGGGAACGGTCGCCGGGGGAAGCGGTGCGGCCGCTGCTCGGCAACGGCGGTGAGGCGACGCTGGCGCTGACCGTGAAGCCCTGGGTGAATGCGAACGGATCACCCCGAAGCGGACGTGCGGCGTCGTCGCCTCACTCATCGGCAGCGGATGAGTCATGGTCCCGGATCTGCGTGGTGACGAACCATGCGAGTGCGGCATCGGTACGAATCGGTCACGGCGTGGGGCGGCGGCAACTGCCTTTTCGTGGTGAGGATGAGCCGAGGCCGAGGGGGTACTGGGCGGCTCAGTCGTGGAGTGTGACGTTGGGCAGTGGGTGGCCGGTAGCGTCGAACAACGCGGTTCCACAGTGGCAGTTCTCGTCGGCCAGGGTCTGGGACGCCGGCAGTTGCCAGACCAGCATCTGCGTGCAGTCCGGGCAGTTCAGACTGACCAGGGTCTCTTCGGGTTCCGAGCCCCAGGCCCGCACCGGGAGGTCCTCGTACGTCAACCCGGTCAGCTCGCGCTCAGCGGTCAGCGCGACCAGCACCTCGTATGTGTCGGTGCCGTTGTCCCGCACCATGAGCGTGCAGCCGAGATGCCCCAGTACACGGGACAAATGATCGAGCTGACGGACCGGGAAATCACCGCGACGCAGAGTCGGGTCGTCCTCGGCGGCTTGGTGGACAACGTCGGTGTCGACGTCTGGCGGCTCCGCCCCGAAGGCCCTTACCCGGTCCGCCGCGAACGCCGCCAGCCGGCCCGGGTGGTCCTCACCGGACCAGTCCATGGTGAACATCACACGGTCGACTCCGACACCCTGTGCCCGCTCGCCGGGGGTCAGTACCAGCTCTTCCAGCTCTGTCACGACGATCATTTTATCAACTGCCGGGCGGTGGGCCATGCTGCTGTTGTGCCGTTGCCGTGCATGGCCAACACCACTCCCGTGTCTACTCGAACGACCTTTCAGGCGAAGTCGGCCGCAGGCTCGATCCGGCCGAGGAGGTCCCGCCACTCCGCGGCCGGCAGGACGCGGGCGGCTCGGCGCAGGTCGACGGGGTGGCCCGCGCCGAGGGACGCGGCGATCTCAAGGAGGACGAGGTGAGGGTCCATGGCGCCGGGCTCCAGGTCGTCGTCCTTGAGGACCTCCGGTGTGCGAAGGAGTTCCACGACCTGATCCCAGTCCATCAGCGTCGGGTGTTCGGCCGGTTCGAGGATCCCGGCCAGGGTGGGGTCGTGGGCGAACCGGCACAGCCAGTACCCGTCCTGGCAGTAGCCGAGAAGGATGATGGCCCGGCGCATTCGGTAGTTCCCGACACCGGCCAGTAGCTGCCTGGCGATCTGGACGCCTTCGGGCTGAGTCCGGCGGCGGGACGGCAACTTTTCGACGTCGGCGTCGAGTTCGATGGTCATGTGGTCACTGTGCTGCCCATACGGGATCGGGCCTCCCGTACACGCCGGTCCTTCACCCGAAGAGGCGTCCCCGCACCAGCGATGACGTGCGTCGCGAGGAGCGGGAACGCGGCACAGGCCTCGACGGTTCAGGCCGGCCCGGCGTACGCGATAGCCAGCACGGTGAGCATGCGGGTGTCGTGGCCGAGGAGGATGACGGCGGTGGCGTGCCCCTGGGCGACGGTGCGGATGATGCCGTCGTCCTGACCGTAGGGCTCGGAATGCTCAAGCGGCCTCTGCTGCGCGTCGACCAGGACGAGTGAGAGGTCCCGGCGGGCAAGCTCGGGAAGCTGCTTGTACATGTCGAAGACGTCCGGGGAAATGTGGAGCCGGTAGGTCACGCCGCGCCCTGGCCGTGACCCTGCGGGTCGGTGTCGTTGCTGTGGCGATGAGTAGGGGCGGTCTGGTCGTGGCCGGGTCCGGCGTCGCGCAGGATGTCCGCGGTCACGTCCCGCGCCCCGAGACCCTCGGGGAGAACACCGTGGGACTTCATGCTGACCCGGGCCGCCTCGATCATCGGCCGCGCCTTCTCGAGGTCCTCGGCCGCGGCCGCCCACCCGTCGAGCACGGCGGGCAGGGCATCGATCGGGGTCAGGTTGACGTCATGGAGGAGCTGCTGCCGTGATGCGGAGTGGGGGAGCGCGACATGCAGTCGGTCCACCGTCCAGTCCTCGTGCCCCATAACATCCCCTCCGTGGAGTCAGGTCGTCCAGCGTAGCGGGGACAGGTCCCGCACAGTTCCCAACCCGTTCCTCGTCGGCAACCTGAGCAACGGCGGCCGACGAGGGAGTGCCGCGGCGGGCATCCGGCCGTACGGTACGCATCATGACCGTAGAGATCACCGAGTACAGCGACACCCACCGCGATGCGCTGCACGCCCTGTTCACCGCTGAGGACTACCGTGATCAGGCGGAGAGGCTGAAGCTTGGTCAGCACCTGTACGAGAAGCGGTACGTAGCCGTAGGGCACGATGTAGTCCTCGGCTTCGTGGAGGGAACGTTTCTCGATGGGAGCGACTTCGAACCCGGACTCTTTCCGGCGCCTCGGGCAAGGGTCGTGACTCTCCTTGTTTCCTCGGCCGCACGGCGCCATCGGATAGGCAGCACACTGCTCCACCGGTTCGCCACTGACGCACTCGATGCTGGACGCGACGCGCTGGTGCTCTTCCCCGACCCGCATGACCCGGCCGGCCGGCTCTCGTTCTTCAGGCGATGCGGTTTCGAGAAGCTGCCGTCCAACGAGATGCTGGGGGCCCATCTGCGCACTGTCCTGGCGAACACCGTGCGCGCCGTCCCATGCTGACCGGCGAGCCGGCCGATCCACGCTTCGGCCCGGCTCACACTCTGTTCATGCAGCGGTCTGCGCGGCGGTCGCCGGCATCACCGAACGGGACGTCACCGTCACCGCTCCGAAGTCGAGCCGCCCGCGCTGCGCGACGCGCTGTTCTTCCCGGAGGAGCAGCAGCCATGACCGCCCGCCCCTCGCCCGGCGCTTCCTGCGTGCTCCGCCGCGACGACGGCACGGTAGAAGAGCGAGATCAGGCGGAATACGTACCGAAGTATGGGTCGGGTTCGCCTGTACAGGGGTCAATGCCGGCCTCCCACCGGCGTCGTTCCTCGCGCCAGTGGAGGAAGTGCGGAGAGGGCTCTCCCCACAGGGAGGCATCGCTCAGTGGGCACTCGTCGAAGCCCTTGGCGAACAGGCGCCGAAGGAACTCCGCCATTCCGAAGTCGTAGATCTTCCAGTGGGGCCGGCCGTGCCGTTCCCATACGACAACGGGCCACTTGTCGGGGTCGTGGTCAACGGTGAGCCAGCCAAGGATGTCGGCTCCGCAACTGACGCCCCAGGCGATGACGGAATCAGGACGGGAATCGACCCCAGCCGGTCCTCCTTCGGACTCCCACATATGACGCATGGTGGCCGTCTCGGCCGCCATACCCCCGAAGTCTGGGCTGTCGGCCGGCCGCGTGCTCGCTTCAGGGGGCAGGATGCTCAGCGCGCCGTCGATGCCGCCGGCTCCGTACGTGCTCATGAACGCGATGTAGTCGGAGGGAAAGCCCGCTCCCCAAGCCCGCCGGACCGCAGCCCAGTCCGCCTGCTCATCGGCCCCGTCATGCGGCGGCATTACCACTGTGAGTGCGGCGAGAGCTGTTCCTCGAGACGGCATGTCCCCTCCGGTGTGATACGTCGTCCGATGCACGATATCCGGGGCCACTGACACCGAGCCTCGTGCGCCTCGTCCGGGACGAGGCCTGCTGTCACCGGTCGTCAAGCCGGGCGACGAAGGAAGTGTCATGAATCAGGTGGGCACTTACTCAGAAGGGACCCCTGATGGACGCGGAGAACGGTCACCTGATCGAGGACGCTGGCGGCGTGTCGGTTGCGGTGTTCGACAGGGACGTTGACGGTGCCGGTGTGACATCGAAGACGACGGCGGCGAGCCGGGAAGCGGCGGCCGCGCACGGGCTGAGCCCCGGGCTGATGGACGAGCTGGCCGAGCTCGCCGCCGGCAAGGTCCGCGACGGCGGGCTCAGGCTGATGGGCGAGGGCGGCCTGCTGGTCGAGCTCACCCGGCACCTGATGCAGGCCGCCGTCGAGGCGGAGATGGACCTGCACCTGGCCGAGGAGGCCGGCCGCACCGGCGGCCGGGGCTCGCGCTCGGGCGGCAACGCCCGCAACGGCCACCGGAGCCGGAAGGTGATGACGGAGGTCGGCAGTGTGACGGTGCAGGTCCCCCGGGACCGGCTGGGCACCTTCACCTCCGGCCTGCTGCCGAAGTACGCGCGCCGCACCGGCGGCCTGGAGGAGATGGTCCTCTCGCTGACCGCGAAGGGGCTCACCTCCGGGGAGATCGTCGCGCATCTCGCCGAGACGTACGGCATGGAGACATCGAAGGAGACGGTCTCCACCATCACCGACAAGGCCCTGGACGCCATGGCCGACTGGCGCACGCGCCCGCTCGATCCGGTCTGTCCGGTCCTGTTCGTGGACTGCGTGAACGTGAAGATCAGAGACGGTGCGGTGGCGAACCGCCCCATCCACGTGGTCCTCGCGGTCACCTGCGACGGCCACCGCGAGATCCTCGGACTGTGGGCCGGGGATGGCGGCGAGGGCGCCAAATACTGGCAGAACGTCCTTGCCGAGCTGCAGAACCGCGGCGTGAGGGACGTGCTCATGCTCGTCCGCGACGGCCTGAAGGGCCTGCCCGAGGCGGTCAACACCGTCTTCCCGCAGACGGTGGTCCAGCTCTGCATCGTTCACCTCATCCGCACCACGCTGAAGTACATCTCGCGCGCCGACTGGGACAAGGCCGCCCGCGACCTGCGGCCCGTCTACACCGCCGCCAACGAGGACGAGGACGAGGCCCTCGCCCGGCTCGCCGAGTTCGGCGAGAAATGGCAGGCCAAGTACCCGGCCGCGGTCCGTGCCTGGGAAAGGTCCTGGAGCGAGGTGGTGCCCTTCCTGGGCTTCCCACCGCCGATCCGGAAGATCATCTCGACCACGAACGCGATCGAGAGTCTGAACGCGCGCTACCGGCGCTCGGTCAACGCCTGCGGGCATTTCCCGAACGAGACCGCTGCCCTCAAGCGTCTCTACCTCACCACCCTCGCCCCCGACCCGACCGGGAAGGGCCGCAAGCGGTGGACCAGCCGCTGGAAGGAGGCCATGAACGCGTTCGACATCGCCTTCGACGGCCGCCTCTCGGCCGAACGTGTGTGAGCCAACCAGACCAACGAGAAACCTCTACGCCAACCGAGTGGTGAACACCGCTTTCGTGATACTCCCGCGACGAAGGAACGCGTGGGGCGGTCAGGTCTGGTTCTGAGCAGGCTGACCTTGCAGGTTTCGGGACACTGGCGGGTGGTTGCCTCCGGTGCGGTTGATCGAAGCAGTCCATGCGACCCGGTTCGGCGGGTGCCGGCGTGAGGTCGGCCGAGGGCGCGGCGAGGGCAGTGCCGCCGTTCCGTCTTCCCGACTCGATCCGCCCCTGTGGAGACCGGACTCCGCTGCCTCTACCGAGGAGTTGCCTGCATCCGAAGCCTTCCCGGTCCGAACGACGCTCCCAGGACAGGGCGGGTCCGGTGATGGCCGGGCAGGTGTTTCAGGCTCCAGCGGGCGGTGATGTCGGCGAGGGCGAGGGTGGCCTCGGCCATCGCGAAGGTGTCACCGATGCACTTGCGGGCGCCGGTGGCGAAGGGGATGAAGGCGTGTCGGGGTGGCTGGGGGCGCTCGGGGTCCCAGCGGTCGGGGTCGAAGGTTTCGGGATCGGTGTGGAGATCGGGGCGGTGGTGGATGAGGTAGGGGCTGTAGGCGAGGTTGGTGCCGGTGGGGAGTGGGTGCCCGCCGAGGTGAGTGTCATGGGTGACCGTGCGGGTGAGGAACCAGGCCGAGGGGTACAGACGGAGAGTTTCGGTGATGATGCGTCCGGTCAGCTCCAGGCGGGGCAGATCCGCATGGGAGGCCGGGGCTCCGCGCAGGACGGTGTCGAGCTCGCTGTGCAGCCGCTGTTCGATCGCGGGGTGGCGGGCCAGCAGGTCCAATGCCCAGGCGAGGGTGCTGGCCGTCGTCTCCGTCCCGGCCAGGAAGACGGTGAGGATCGTGTCGCTGATCTCCGCATCCGTCATGCCGCGGCCGCCGTCCTCAAGATCGCGGGCTGTGACCAGGGCCGAGAGCAGGTCGCCGTGGTCGGTGCCGTCGGCACGCCGATCGGCGATGATCCGGTCGCAGGTGTGACGCAGGCGGGTATGTGCGCGCTGATGGGCACGGTTGTCCGGAGTGGGGAGCCGGTCCAGTGGCGGCGCCAGGAGCATGCGCCGGAAGAGCCCGCCCGCGATCGTCCTGACGTCGTCGATGAGCTGTCCGAACTCGGCTGCGGGCAGGGAGTTGGAGAACAGAGTGGCGGCCGTGACTCGGGAGCTGATCGACATCATCTCGGTGGGCACGGCCAGGGTTCGTCCCGGCGTCCAGGAGCCGGTCACCTCCTCGACGCAGGCGGTCATGGTTCGTGCGTAGCCGGGAAGACGGTCAGGATGGAAGGCGGGCTGGGTCAGTCGGCGCAGCCGACGGTGGGCATGGTGCGGGCAACTGCTGAGACCGTCACCGAGAACGTCACGGAAGCGGTCGAACACCGGTCCGCCCTTGTCGAAGAGACGGTCGTCCACCAGGGCCTGACGGGTCAGCTCCGGATCACAGATCACGACCAGTGGGACTGGACCCATGTGGACGCGGACCAATGGTCCGTGGGCGGGCAGCGATTTCAGGAAGGCCAACGGGTCCCGTGCCAAGGACACCAGGTGGCCTATCAGAGGCCACGCGTGGGGGGCCGGGGGGATCAGCCGTAGATCTCTCACCCGTACTCCCGATGTCCTCCTGGCCCCGCCCTTCGGGGTGATCTCGTTCACAGCACTTGTCCTCCGTGGGCCGGACGGCATCCTTCTTGGTCAGGGTCGGCCGTCCCGGCCGGGGCGTAGGCCTGGTCCTGCGGGGTCAGGGCGGTGACGATTCCGTCGATGAGCCGGCCGCACGGGCCGATTCCGCTGAGTTCCGCGCTGCTTGTCAGCGTGCCGATGAAGGCTCGGCGGATGGGGATTCCCTGCAGGGGAGGCAGGGAGTAGCTGTCCCAGACAGCGTGGTAGGTGTCGATCGACAGGACGGTGTCGGCGTTGCCGGGCGGGGTGGGGGCGGTTCCGGGGCCGGCGATGATGTGCGACCAGATGCGGGCTGTCAGGCCGGCGAGTCGGGTGACGACGCCGTGAAGGGCGGAGGTGCCGACGGCGGTGGTGTCGATGGTGGGGGCGGCGGCGGTGAGGAACAGCTCACGCCAATGGGGCGCCAGGTGCGGCAGTTCGTCGGGCGTGGCCGTGGCACAGGCGCTGATGGCCTTGTGTGCCGCGGCGGCACAGGCGCTGGTGATGGCGGTACTGGTGCCGGCGGTGACGACGCGTCGTGCGGCACGTTCGGCGAGCTGACCGGCCCAGTGCGTTTCGGGTGTGTCGTCCTCGTACCACAGCGGTTCCCATCCGAGGCCGTGGAGCATGTCGCCGTCGGTCAGTCTCGTCCGCGCGACCGATCCGAGCCGTGGCCTCTCCCTGCTCAGGGAGAACTCCCGCTGAAACTCGTCTCCCGTGGTGGACAGCGCGTGCAGCTGGGCGCGGACATCGTAGCGGGGGGTCACCAGGTACCAGGCGAGGGCGCCCATGGCCGTCTCGCCCACCTCCTCGTGCCCGGCCTCTCCGCAGTCGCACGCCAGGACGTCATCGACCACGCGGGCGCACGCGGTGGCGTATCCGGTGAGTGCCCGCACCCCTCCTGCGGCGACGGCCAGCAGCGCCTCGTTACAGGTTTCCGCGTGGGCATAGTCGGTGAGGATGCCGATGATTTCGTTGTAGCGGTAGGAGCTGTCGATCGCCCGGCGGATCCGGTGGCAGCGGAACGAGGCGTCGAAGGTTCCGGCGCCGTCGTCGTCGAGCATCCGGTACGGCGGTGAGCCGAAGCCCAGACGGAAATAGGGCAGCATTGCCGCGTCCCACCACCGGGCCCACCTGTACTCGTGCGGGGTCGGTGCACCACCCGCGTCGGCCAGGAACCGATGCGGGTCGGGGAGCGGGGCGGAAGCACCCCGTAGGGCGTCCTTGGCGAGCATCACCCCACACGTCAGGACGGTCTCCTGGAGTGCGAGGTCGGCGGCACGCCCGGCCACGGCAACGGTCCCCTCGGCAGCGGCCTTGACGTGCAGGTCCCGGCCACCGACCCCGGAGTCGTCCGAGGCACCGGCGTAGTCGATGGCGCTGGCGAGGATGAACACGGAGCCGAACAGGTCCAGGAACTCGCCGGTTCCCCGAGGGAGCCAGAACGTGTTGATGCTGCCCCAGTAGTCACGAACCGCCATCAACGCGGCCTGGGTGCCGTCCATGGCGTGCCGCGCGACGTACTCGGCGATGATCGGCCCGGCCTCACCACCCTTGGCGGGAATGGCGGCGGCGAGCGCGGCCAGCCGGTCCCCCTCGGGATTGCCGGGGCCGGCCAGGATCTGCCGGACGGCCTCCGTGGCGGCCAGGATCGCCATCGGACCGCTCTCCTGGACGCTCCTGGTGACCTCGTCGCTGAACAGCGCGTCCATGAACTCTGCGCAGAGACGGTCGCCGTCCGGTGAGCCGGGGATGCCCGGTGACTCGTACGGCCGGTAATCGGTGGCGGTCACGACCTGTGCCCCATCCAGCGCGGGGTGTCCGGGCGGTCCCATGGTCAGCCGCGCCAGCCTCTGCCGGCACGCCTCGTCGGAGAGGCCGTCGGCCAGCCGTGCGAGGCCGGCCGGCACCGGACCACGACGCTGCCGGACCACAAACGGGTCGGGGAACCGATCCAGCCACCCCCGCGCCCCTTCCTGACCACCCATGATCACCCTCCAGGAGTTACGTGCCGTTCCTTCCGGCGTGCGGTGCCGTACCACCGTATTCAGGTGTGCGGGGAGTTCTCGTATGCGGCGCGCGCACCGCAGGACCTGGAGTCGGGCGAGCCGGTCCTCTCCGGCGACAGCCCATATCAAGAGCGGGTACTGGCAGGTCGCGAGGTGCTCCAGCGTGGCGGTGACATGTCCGCCGGCGAACGGGCGGACAGGTCGTGGACCGAGACCTCCGGTACGGCAACCGCGCAGCACGGAAAGCCAGTTCGTCTCGTAGAAGATCTGGCAGGATCCGGAGTCCAGCTCCCGGTACGCAGATTCGCCTGCTCTCAGTAGTCGGCGCGGCCAGAGAGGGACGAGACCCTCGTCGCCTGGAGGGGGCCGGTATCCGTGAGCGTCTCTTCACCACGATGTCAGGCGATGCCGACGAGGAGTGCTGACGGTGTCCGAGACCTACATGTCCTGGTATCGCGAGGGCCGGATGGACGAGTGCCGAGGTGACGGATCTCGGCAACGGGCTGAGTGCCGTCCGCTGGCAGGCGGGGCCCGTGGTGAGGAACCACCCGGTAGATGATCAGCCACGTTGCGGTCGCGTGGACGACCTCGTCGTACGCTGCCGGCCACCGTGAGCGCTGAACCGGAGCGGCGACCTGCCAATACCGTGGCACTTCTCGCATCCTGCACCGGATGGAGGGGTCGCTACCTGGCCTACAACGAGGCCAGTTCTTCGGGGTGCGGCCGGACGCTTCCTGTGCCGGCATCCGCTTCCGTCACTCCGCAGGCCCG from Streptomyces sp. NBC_00654 includes the following:
- a CDS encoding helix-turn-helix transcriptional regulator, which translates into the protein MDSSNRLGDIEISDPQAMRALAHPVRLAILDRLTRHGPATATQLAPDVGATPSVTSWHLRHLAGFGLVRDSEPGSDRRQRRWEAAARGFRFRTPQDPADEAGRSAVRVLSQQMFLRYADLPSRWAAEVEPELDPAWQRLAGLANTRLVVSAEELAAIEDGIERVLAPYVTRDPAERPADGRGVQVMRYVLPEGAEEQTGQTP
- the cpt gene encoding chloramphenicol phosphotransferase CPT, coding for MTEVIVLNGGSSSGKSGIVRCLQAVLPDPWLALGTDTLVDAMPASMQTSDAGIEFAPDGQVIVGPEFRTLEAAWIEGVAAMARAGARVIVDEVFLGGSDSQKRWQKALGELRVLWVGVRCDSAVAAGREVARGDRIIGMAASQADVVHRGIVYDLEVDTTHAESMHCARTIAAHVN
- a CDS encoding MFS transporter, with protein sequence MNGAGRTTAISLWRDLRFRRFWAGNAVSQFGDRITELALPLIAVSALNASANQVAWLTALIWVPNLLAIFLGAWVDHRARKRRLMIIADLVRAAVLLSVPAAYVWGAVTLGQLYAVALFTGAAGVLFNTAYPPFFVGLVPRASYVEANSKLSASRSASYVAGPAIGGALIQILTAPVTLVVDALTFLASAVLIGRVSVDEPPIAADTTAPSLLRRAREGLALVVRHPVLRASLGCAATVNFFTFLAGSGLTVLFASRNLGLSAGVIGTALGIGATGSVLGALVAPKVSRQFGVGRSIVVGAVLFPAPIAIAAAAGGPLWLRAGALAASQFLSGFGVMLFDVNLNALQTTVIPDGLRSRVAGAYSTINYGVRPVGAVVGGLLATMAGLRATLVIAAVGGALSLLWLLPSPIPRIRSLTPDRTAVG
- a CDS encoding SMI1/KNR4 family protein — its product is MPPHDGADEQADWAAVRRAWGAGFPSDYIAFMSTYGAGGIDGALSILPPEASTRPADSPDFGGMAAETATMRHMWESEGGPAGVDSRPDSVIAWGVSCGADILGWLTVDHDPDKWPVVVWERHGRPHWKIYDFGMAEFLRRLFAKGFDECPLSDASLWGEPSPHFLHWREERRRWEAGIDPCTGEPDPYFGTYSA
- a CDS encoding IS256 family transposase codes for the protein MDELAELAAGKVRDGGLRLMGEGGLLVELTRHLMQAAVEAEMDLHLAEEAGRTGGRGSRSGGNARNGHRSRKVMTEVGSVTVQVPRDRLGTFTSGLLPKYARRTGGLEEMVLSLTAKGLTSGEIVAHLAETYGMETSKETVSTITDKALDAMADWRTRPLDPVCPVLFVDCVNVKIRDGAVANRPIHVVLAVTCDGHREILGLWAGDGGEGAKYWQNVLAELQNRGVRDVLMLVRDGLKGLPEAVNTVFPQTVVQLCIVHLIRTTLKYISRADWDKAARDLRPVYTAANEDEDEALARLAEFGEKWQAKYPAAVRAWERSWSEVVPFLGFPPPIRKIISTTNAIESLNARYRRSVNACGHFPNETAALKRLYLTTLAPDPTGKGRKRWTSRWKEAMNAFDIAFDGRLSAERV
- a CDS encoding GNAT family N-acetyltransferase encodes the protein MTVEITEYSDTHRDALHALFTAEDYRDQAERLKLGQHLYEKRYVAVGHDVVLGFVEGTFLDGSDFEPGLFPAPRARVVTLLVSSAARRHRIGSTLLHRFATDALDAGRDALVLFPDPHDPAGRLSFFRRCGFEKLPSNEMLGAHLRTVLANTVRAVPC